A DNA window from Pseudomonadota bacterium contains the following coding sequences:
- a CDS encoding FAD-dependent oxidoreductase: MTSENVEILIIGAGFSGLYAASLLAQQQRPFLVLEARDRLGGRILGAPETGLVSDLGPSWYWPAIHPLLARLIRDLELNGYLQYVTGQGRFQGYDGRIRTVRSYASEPLSWRLGGGMPALIERLAEKLPPGSIRLNHPVCALEQDANAVRVQIGVLEEEPRACFLARQVILALPPRLAAASLLFTPELSPQLTQAMLKTGTWMAGQAKFCALYENPFWRNAGFSGQAFSQLGPMAELHDASAPAGPPYGLIGFVGLPAVQRHNPEALQEAIKSQLALLYGADAARPLRVYYQDWAREPFTATSLDQPPMYEHPLYRPPAGQSSFWNNLVHFAGTETAARHGGYLEGALEAAARAVADLKPGT, translated from the coding sequence ATGACTTCAGAAAATGTTGAGATCCTGATTATCGGCGCCGGTTTCAGCGGGCTTTATGCCGCCAGCCTACTGGCCCAACAACAACGCCCCTTTCTTGTGCTTGAAGCCCGTGACCGCCTCGGCGGCCGCATTCTTGGCGCGCCGGAGACCGGTCTGGTCAGCGATCTGGGACCGTCCTGGTACTGGCCCGCGATCCATCCCCTTCTGGCTCGCCTGATTCGCGATCTGGAGCTGAACGGCTATCTACAATACGTTACCGGCCAGGGCCGCTTTCAAGGCTATGACGGCAGAATTCGCACCGTTCGAAGCTACGCCTCGGAACCGCTTTCCTGGCGGCTCGGCGGCGGCATGCCCGCCCTGATTGAGCGTCTCGCTGAAAAATTGCCGCCCGGCTCAATCCGTCTGAATCATCCGGTCTGCGCCCTCGAACAAGATGCCAATGCGGTCAGGGTTCAGATCGGTGTTCTCGAGGAAGAACCCCGGGCGTGTTTCCTGGCTCGCCAGGTAATTCTCGCGCTACCGCCACGTCTGGCGGCGGCGAGCCTGCTTTTCACTCCGGAACTAAGCCCGCAACTGACTCAGGCCATGCTCAAAACCGGCACGTGGATGGCGGGCCAGGCCAAGTTCTGCGCCCTTTACGAAAACCCGTTCTGGCGAAACGCCGGATTTTCCGGGCAGGCTTTCAGCCAGCTCGGGCCCATGGCGGAACTGCACGACGCCTCCGCCCCCGCGGGGCCACCCTACGGTCTGATCGGCTTTGTCGGCCTGCCCGCCGTTCAGCGCCATAATCCGGAAGCCTTACAGGAAGCGATCAAATCACAATTAGCCTTGCTTTATGGCGCGGACGCCGCCCGCCCCCTGCGGGTTTACTACCAAGACTGGGCCCGCGAACCTTTCACCGCCACCAGCCTCGACCAGCCCCCGATGTACGAGCACCCCCTCTACCGGCCTCCGGCCGGACAAAGCTCCTTCTGGAATAACCTGGTTCATTTTGCCGGCACCGAAACCGCCGCCAGGCACGGCGGCTACCTCGAAGGAGCCCTGGAGGCCGCCGCCAGAGCCGTCGCCGATCTCAAGCCGGGCACCTGA
- a CDS encoding HNH nuclease family protein, with protein sequence MSEQEKPLDRENRCLPAEIRRLRELRAQTYREQALKLYPWICARCGREFSGKKLRELTVHHKDHNHDHNPPDGSNWELLCLYCHEYEHTKFPESDPSPAISVSPSRKPSTTFQPFAELDKRLKK encoded by the coding sequence ATGTCGGAGCAAGAAAAGCCTCTGGATCGCGAAAACCGTTGTTTGCCGGCCGAGATTCGCCGACTCCGGGAACTGCGGGCCCAGACCTATCGCGAACAGGCCCTCAAGCTGTATCCCTGGATCTGCGCCCGTTGCGGCCGTGAATTCAGCGGCAAGAAATTGCGCGAGCTCACGGTTCATCACAAGGACCATAACCACGATCATAATCCACCCGACGGCAGCAACTGGGAACTGCTCTGCCTCTATTGCCATGAATATGAACATACAAAATTTCCGGAGAGCGATCCGTCTCCGGCCATCTCCGTCTCACCCTCCCGAAAACCGTCCACAACCTTTCAGCCTTTTGCTGAACTCGACAAAAGGCTGAAAAAATAG
- a CDS encoding penicillin acylase family protein yields the protein MKKLFAGWFGLLLVLGCFALPAAASLETTRDAQGIWFINGPEEAPLAEVFAEVGYAVACDRLWQAETFRRAGLGTLAEILGPEQLETDIFVRTLGYSQAELEAVYAAFDEESQAVIGGYCSGFNRRLQEIAANPALLPFEFAALGFMPQPWTPTDVLAWQALMLRKFDCEAFSRGQLDNAVLYMQLLGKHFTKGPAMFADLRWTNDPSALTYIASLDNKRERSSSYFAAAPVLPETAAEVVDVRVAAKTVNRLYQRVFANLEAVGANAKMGSYAWAISGSRTASGNPMLYSGPQMGFSVPAIIGEGSINAGGLRVSGAQIAGLPGIVVGRTPHHAWSMQVGHAHTVDYYLESPAAVTLDRVETFKVAGADEVRVPVFRSPHGPIVNPLPYDPASYVPSLGNPIVAWKYSHRDLEHGTIKAYLDLARAQSPGEFGAALERVGLSQHFCYVDVDGNVAYWMSGREPVRPVGEYRFPQNFIAGLPPVEWDAADFEPLPQVLNPSKGYVCGWNNKCSAERPGSFNSISSNYFYGPFHRAQVIEDYLASHDHLTFAEVRDLAVNIAATDSHSQGGNPWAFVKDYFSAVVMGSGNQTCKDLLSLTNGFDGHFCDDWVAGDERSFAWFYTKAWIDEVLRLTFADELDFGDSTYLDQPQGILFNVLLHAMAGEQSGIVNQYDWFQNRADALAPQTLPEIILSAQFRALEHTPWFPKRGEIKFRHDFFAGTPYDPLHTVPFGSRSTYAHCVEYDDAGPVRIESMFPLGQSGTILVEPELKMPIFDQHFYSMSKFYDGFSPRPFPLFQ from the coding sequence ATGAAAAAGTTGTTTGCAGGATGGTTTGGGCTTCTGCTGGTGCTGGGGTGTTTTGCTTTGCCGGCGGCGGCGAGCCTGGAAACCACCCGTGACGCTCAAGGAATCTGGTTCATCAACGGTCCTGAAGAGGCTCCGCTGGCGGAGGTTTTCGCGGAGGTCGGCTATGCCGTGGCCTGTGATCGACTTTGGCAGGCGGAAACCTTTCGTCGCGCCGGTTTGGGAACCCTGGCCGAGATTCTTGGTCCGGAGCAACTTGAAACCGATATCTTCGTGCGCACCCTGGGCTATTCCCAGGCCGAGCTGGAGGCGGTGTATGCGGCTTTCGATGAAGAAAGTCAAGCGGTTATCGGCGGCTATTGTTCGGGTTTTAATCGCCGCCTGCAGGAAATCGCGGCCAATCCCGCACTGCTGCCGTTTGAATTCGCGGCTCTCGGCTTTATGCCGCAACCCTGGACTCCGACCGATGTTCTGGCCTGGCAGGCCTTGATGCTGCGTAAGTTTGACTGTGAGGCCTTTTCCCGGGGGCAGCTCGACAATGCCGTTCTCTATATGCAACTGCTGGGTAAGCATTTTACCAAGGGGCCGGCCATGTTCGCCGATCTGCGCTGGACCAATGATCCAAGCGCTCTGACCTATATTGCTTCTCTGGATAACAAGCGGGAGCGGAGCTCGTCCTATTTTGCCGCTGCGCCGGTGTTACCGGAAACGGCCGCTGAAGTAGTCGATGTGCGAGTTGCCGCGAAGACGGTTAATCGTCTTTATCAGCGGGTGTTCGCCAATCTCGAAGCGGTTGGCGCCAATGCTAAAATGGGCAGCTATGCTTGGGCGATCAGCGGCAGCCGTACAGCCAGCGGCAACCCGATGCTCTACTCCGGGCCGCAGATGGGTTTCAGCGTGCCGGCGATTATCGGCGAAGGCTCCATTAACGCCGGCGGTCTCAGGGTTTCGGGGGCTCAGATTGCCGGCCTGCCCGGCATTGTTGTCGGTCGGACTCCGCATCACGCCTGGTCGATGCAGGTCGGTCACGCCCATACGGTCGATTATTATCTGGAAAGTCCGGCTGCGGTTACCTTGGACCGCGTGGAAACTTTTAAAGTCGCCGGGGCCGACGAGGTCAGGGTACCGGTTTTTCGCAGTCCGCATGGGCCGATTGTCAACCCTCTGCCGTATGATCCCGCAAGCTATGTTCCCAGTCTGGGTAATCCGATTGTGGCCTGGAAATACTCACATCGGGATCTCGAACACGGCACGATCAAAGCCTATCTTGATCTCGCCCGGGCGCAGAGCCCCGGGGAATTCGGCGCGGCCCTGGAACGGGTGGGGCTCTCCCAGCACTTCTGCTATGTGGATGTTGACGGTAATGTCGCTTACTGGATGAGCGGGCGGGAACCGGTCCGGCCGGTAGGAGAGTACCGTTTTCCTCAGAATTTTATTGCCGGACTGCCGCCGGTTGAATGGGACGCGGCTGATTTCGAGCCCCTGCCTCAGGTTCTCAATCCGAGCAAAGGTTATGTCTGCGGTTGGAACAATAAATGTTCGGCGGAGCGTCCCGGCTCCTTTAACTCGATTTCGTCAAATTATTTTTACGGACCTTTTCATCGGGCCCAGGTTATCGAGGACTATCTCGCGAGTCACGACCATCTGACCTTTGCCGAGGTTCGCGATCTGGCGGTTAATATCGCGGCCACCGATTCGCACAGCCAGGGCGGCAACCCGTGGGCTTTCGTCAAGGACTATTTCAGTGCCGTGGTTATGGGTTCCGGAAATCAGACCTGTAAAGACCTACTCTCCCTGACCAATGGTTTTGACGGTCATTTCTGCGATGACTGGGTTGCCGGTGATGAGCGCAGCTTTGCCTGGTTTTACACGAAAGCCTGGATCGATGAGGTGTTACGCCTGACCTTTGCCGACGAACTTGATTTCGGTGACAGCACCTATCTGGATCAACCTCAGGGGATTCTGTTCAACGTTTTGCTGCATGCCATGGCCGGAGAACAGAGCGGCATCGTCAACCAGTATGACTGGTTCCAGAACCGGGCCGACGCCCTGGCTCCCCAGACCCTGCCGGAAATTATCCTGAGCGCTCAGTTTAGGGCTCTGGAGCATACCCCTTGGTTTCCCAAGCGAGGTGAAATCAAGTTTCGGCACGATTTCTTCGCGGGTACGCCTTATGATCCGCTGCATACCGTTCCCTTTGGATCAAGGTCGACTTATGCTCACTGCGTCGAATATGACGATGCGGGCCCGGTGCGGATCGAGAGCATGTTTCCGCTCGGCCAGTCTGGCACTATCCTGGTTGAGCCCGAATTGAAAATGCCGATTTTTGATCAGCATTTTTATTCGATGAGCAAGTTTTACGATGGCTTCAGCCCGCGTCCGTTTCCCTTGTTTCAATAG